In Deltaproteobacteria bacterium, the sequence CGACACGTGGGAGATTCGCGCGCATACACCGGAGATTCGGCTCGTGCAAGACGTCGCGCGGGACGTGAGCGTGCGCCTCCGCTACCGCTACCATCGGCAGTCGGCCGCCTTCTTCTACCGCGACATCTACGACCGCCTCGAGCGCTATCGCACCGATGACCCCAAACTCGGCGCGTTTTCCACGCACACCGCGGGCGCCGCGATCGAGGCGCCGCTTGCGCGGCTCGGCGCGACCGGCGAACTGGCTGCCGTCCGCGGCCAAGTCGTCGTCGAGTACGTGCGCCAGAACAACCGCTACGGCGATGCGATCGTCGCGCAGGTCGCGTGTACGATTCCGCTGACGTACTGAGCGGCAGGCATAGTCGCCGGCGCCTCCCGGCGCGTGCGGGCGGCGTGGCGAGGTCGTACAATCCGCCGCGATGAACCGATCGATCGTCCTCGCGGCGAGCGCCGCCCTGGCGACGGCCGCGCTCGCCTGCGGCGACGGCGGCGCGTGTGGGCCGGGTGACGCGCCCGCCGACGGCGTGACCGCCGCGATCGACGGCGCGCCGGTCGCCTACGGCAACTTCACCGCATCAGCCAACAACGACTGTACGCCCCCCGGGGCGGCGATCGTCAGCCTCACGGTCGACGCCGTCCAGGTCGCGCCGGCGCCCACCGGCGCATTCGCCCCCCACTTGACGCTGTGCATTCCGCGGCCGGATGCGGTCGGCGACGCCCCGGCGACGCTGGGCCTCGACGACGACGCGGACATCCGGCTCGTCGATCTGAACGCGCAGGTCGACGACTGCGCCGTGGCCCTGGACCGGACGGCGCCGGTCGACGCCACCGCGACGCTGGCCGGCTACTGCGACGACGGCGCCCACCCGGCCGGCTTCGCGATCGCATTGGCCGGCACGGTCGCGGTCACCCGCGACTGCGGCGGCGTCGTCACCGCCGCGACCGCGACGCTCGGCGGCCGAGCAGCGGTCGCCGCGCTGTCGCCGTGATCGCGCGCGCCGCCGCCACCACGGGAGCCAGCGCCTCGCGCGCAAGCGCGCGCAACGTGTCCGACGGCCGGATCGCGGCGGCGAACGCGGGGCCGAACGTGTAGTACGCGGCGACCGCCAACTCGCCGGCCACGTGCGTGCGCAGCGCAACGTCGCGCATGGCGCGCAGGTCGGCGACGTGCGCCTCGAGCGGCGATCCGTACGCCGCAGTCGCGACGAAGCATGCGTCGACCTCGCCCGCCTCCCGGCGCGGCGTCCGCACGTGGAGCACCGCGATCGGCCCGTAGTTGAGGCACTCGTCGAACGCGCGAATCGCGAAATAGTAGTTCGTGTTCGGCACGAGGTTGTCGAAGGTGACCTCCTGCAACGAGCCCGCCTCCTCGGGCGGAATGGGCGCCACGTCGATCATATCCGGATCGTCGAAATCGTCCGG encodes:
- a CDS encoding DUF3570 domain-containing protein yields the protein DTWEIRAHTPEIRLVQDVARDVSVRLRYRYHRQSAAFFYRDIYDRLERYRTDDPKLGAFSTHTAGAAIEAPLARLGATGELAAVRGQVVVEYVRQNNRYGDAIVAQVACTIPLTY